The sequence CATGAAGGGACGCGCAAGTTGCACCAACCGCGCGCTGTCGGTCGCCTTGATGTACTGGGCATTGACCCAGGTGAGCTTCTCCGGATCGAACTTCGCCGGCGACTTGCTGATGTCCTTGAGATCGAACCATTCGATGAACTGGTCCATGGTGAAGATCTCGTCATCACCATGGGCCCAGGACAAGCGCGCCAGGTAGTTGAGCAGCGCTTCTGGCAGATAGCCCTCGTCCCGGTACTGGGTGACACTCACCGCACCATGGCGCTTGGACAGCCGCTCGCCGTCATGCCCCAAAATCATGGGCACATGGGCGTACTGGGGAATGGGCGCACCAAGGGCCTTGAGAATGTTGATCTGCCGGGGCGTGTTGTTGAGATGGTCATCGCCGCGGATAACATGGGTCATGGCCATATCCCAGTCGTCCACGACCACGCAAAAATTATAGGTGGGCGTGCCGTCGGCGCGGGCGATGATGAGATCATCCAGTTCAGCGTTACTCACCACCACCCGTCCCTTGACCAGATCGTCGATGATCACTTCGCCATCGAGGGGGTTCTTGAAGCGCACCACCGGATTCACCCCTGGCACGGGCGCGGTGCGATGGCGACAGCGACCGTCGTAACGCGGCTTGAGCCCGCACGCGCGCTGCGTTTCGCGCATGGCATCGAGTTCTTCTTTGCTGCAATAGCAGTGATAGGCCTTGCCCTCGTCGAGCAGCTTCTGGATCACCTCACGATAGCGGGCCATGCGCTGCGTCTGATAGAACGGCCCCTCATCATAGTCGAGCCCCAGCCAGGCCATGCTGTCCAGAATGGCCTGCACCGATTCCTGGGTGGACCGCTCCAGATCGGTGTCCTCGATGCGCAAGATGAAACTGCCGCCGTGCTTGCGGGCAAAGGCCCAGGCAAAGAGCGCGGTGCGGGCGCCGCCGATGTGCAGATAACCGGTCGGACTGGGAGCGAAACGGGTGCGAACCATGACTGACCAGAAAAACGCGCATTGTACGTGAAAGGGTCGGCCACACCCAAGCTAGATTTGACCCGGCCTGCGCGATTGTGGTTAAATTGCGCACCCGCAAAGGGGCGGTTAGCTCAGTGGTAGAGCACTGCCTTCACACGGCAGGGGTCGCTGGTTCGAACCCAGCACCGCCCACCAATTCCCGATCCCCCTCACGTGCTTCACGCCCCTGCCCCGCTCCGGCAGCATGTTACGTCCTAAGGGCACTGCCAGCACTCACACGGCGAAGCCGCGGCCTCCCGTGATGTCCGTCAGTGGCACGGGGGCGGCCAGCCATTCGCCTTGCACATAATCCACGCCGATTACGCGCAGTCGTTCCAGGATGGTTTCGCTCTCCACGGATTCAGCGATGGTGGCAAGCCCCATTACCCGGCCGATCCGGTGGATGGCCTCGACCATGGCGTAATCCATGGGATCGACATCCATGTCACGCACAAAGGCGCCATCGATCTTGATGTAGTCCACGGGCAGGTTTTTCAGATAGTTGAAGGAAGACAGGCCGCTGCCGAAATCGTCCAGCGAGAAGGTGCAGCCTCGCGCCTTCATCGCCTCGATGAAATGAACCGCCTCGCGCAGATTGGTAATGGCGGCGGTCTCGGTGATCTCGAAGCAAATGCGCCGGTGTGGTATTTGGTTGAGCTCGAACTGACGGTGCACGAAGGCGAGGAAACTTTCATCGCATAGGGAATGGCCGGAGAGGTTCACCGTGCACACTGGCCCATCGCCCTCACTCCCAAAGCATTCGCGAAAAAGCGAGAACACCTTGCTCAACACCCAGCGGTCAATGGCCGGCATCAGGTTGTAGCGTTCCGCGGCGGGGATGAAGGCCATCGGCAGCACCAGTTCGCCCTCGTCCGAGAGCATGCGCAGCAAAATCTCGTGATGGGGCGCAAGCCCTTTGCTCGGATCGGCCGAGACGATGGGCTGCCGGAAAAGGCGAAAACGATTTTCCTCCATGGCCTGACTGATGCGCGTCGCCCAATGCATCTCGCCGCGCCGGCGCTGCACTTCGCCATCCTGTTCCTGATAGACGTGCACCCGGTTGCGGCCCCGATCTTTGGCGGCATAACAGGCTGCATCGGCAGCACTCAGCAGGCTGGCAAGACTACCGCTGTCGCGGTTTATCTCCACCATGCCGATACTGACTCCCACGCCGAAACTGCGGTCCTGCCACAGGAAGCGATAGTCCTTCACCGTCCGACGCAGCGACTCCGCCACGGGCTCAGCGGTGGCCAGATCGCAGTTTTCCAGCAGTACGCCGAACTCGTCTCCCCCTAGGCGTGCCAAGGTATCGCTCTCCCGCAACCGTGCCTGCAGCAGCGCGGAGAGCTGACGCAACAGTTCGTCGCCCGCCACGTGACCACAGGTATCGTTGACCACCTTGAACTGGTCGAGGTCGAGATAACAGAGGGTATGGATCTGGCCTTGGTGGCGGGCACCGGCCAGGGCGCGTTCCAGCCGGAC comes from Thiobacter sp. AK1 and encodes:
- a CDS encoding EAL domain-containing protein, whose translation is MKGWSIKWQVLLLALLPAALIALGLAWYFIQRGLSELDAALHNRGLAIARQLAPAAEYGVFSGNREILRRLAEAAAAEADVKWVAITDVNGEILAASGEHVALPAVADMQGLNVAVAATREALDFSAPIVVTQLAVEDEWYQAPPARRVIGRVTVELDRAPTLRAKEAVLQNGLIITAIGLFLAALVALRMSHRVTRPVLRLAQAVRQMGEGRLDLRVPEDSGGELQLLEAGVNRMAASLQASHENLQQRIADATLRLSYQAAHDTLTGLINRREFEVRLERALAGARHQGQIHTLCYLDLDQFKVVNDTCGHVAGDELLRQLSALLQARLRESDTLARLGGDEFGVLLENCDLATAEPVAESLRRTVKDYRFLWQDRSFGVGVSIGMVEINRDSGSLASLLSAADAACYAAKDRGRNRVHVYQEQDGEVQRRRGEMHWATRISQAMEENRFRLFRQPIVSADPSKGLAPHHEILLRMLSDEGELVLPMAFIPAAERYNLMPAIDRWVLSKVFSLFRECFGSEGDGPVCTVNLSGHSLCDESFLAFVHRQFELNQIPHRRICFEITETAAITNLREAVHFIEAMKARGCTFSLDDFGSGLSSFNYLKNLPVDYIKIDGAFVRDMDVDPMDYAMVEAIHRIGRVMGLATIAESVESETILERLRVIGVDYVQGEWLAAPVPLTDITGGRGFAV
- the gltX gene encoding glutamate--tRNA ligase, with the translated sequence MVRTRFAPSPTGYLHIGGARTALFAWAFARKHGGSFILRIEDTDLERSTQESVQAILDSMAWLGLDYDEGPFYQTQRMARYREVIQKLLDEGKAYHCYCSKEELDAMRETQRACGLKPRYDGRCRHRTAPVPGVNPVVRFKNPLDGEVIIDDLVKGRVVVSNAELDDLIIARADGTPTYNFCVVVDDWDMAMTHVIRGDDHLNNTPRQINILKALGAPIPQYAHVPMILGHDGERLSKRHGAVSVTQYRDEGYLPEALLNYLARLSWAHGDDEIFTMDQFIEWFDLKDISKSPAKFDPEKLTWVNAQYIKATDSARLVQLARPFMAADCCDPSHGPDPVKVLDLLKARVNTLQELADAAVYFYRQLEPHAELRARYLTAEIRPVLEELACKLEAIEWNRDAINRLLKDAVAAHKLKLPQLAMPLRVMITGETQTPSIDAVMELVGREESLRRIRDHLGRYPT